One segment of Eriocheir sinensis breed Jianghai 21 chromosome 69, ASM2467909v1, whole genome shotgun sequence DNA contains the following:
- the LOC126988470 gene encoding uncharacterized protein LOC126988470 isoform X1 yields the protein MCVFPLCGGRGQTKDTIIVSLGQALSSAQPGSGSTTTVPPPPPPDLSSASTEPAPCRPAQRPTRSSEAATMRWSLPALLLLPLLLTWDTTSVSRVCGRKTGDHPIQQPNPTSAPDLLSATRNPWIRRDQIPQPTTTAAGPDYPDVKTGHPKLPAQTRTAQFLEVHAVRDSHGSVRFEAIPVATEIRRMRPLDFYL from the exons ATGTGTGTATTTCCTTTGTGTGGCGGCAGAGGGCAGACCAAGGACACTATAATAGTCTCCTTGGGGCAGGCGCTGTCCAGTGCCCAGCCCGGCTCAGGCAGCACAACAACagtcccgccaccaccaccacctgacctcAGCAGTGCCAGCACGGAGCCAGCACCCTGCAG ACCCGCACAGCGTCCTACGAGAAGCTCTGAAGCCGCCACGATGCGCTGGTCTCTGCCGGCACTCCTTCTGCTGCCCCTGCTGCTGACCTGGGACACCACTTCAGTCAGCCGCGTGTGTGGGCGTAAGACTGGAGACCATCCTATCCAACAACCCAACCCTACTTCTGCTCCTGACCTGCTTTCGGCTACAAGAAATCCCTGGATACGCCGAGATCAAATCCCTCAACCTACAACTACAGCCGCTGGTCCTGACTACCCCGATGTCAAGACTGGGCACCCTAAACTACCGGCT CAGACTAGGACGGCTCAGTTCCTTGAAGTACATGCTGTACGTGATTCGCATGGCAGCGTGCGCTTTGAGGCAATACCTGTAGCTACGGAAATACGGCGCATGAGACCACTGGACTTCTATTTATAG